From the genome of Odocoileus virginianus isolate 20LAN1187 ecotype Illinois chromosome 16, Ovbor_1.2, whole genome shotgun sequence, one region includes:
- the TMEM121 gene encoding transmembrane protein 121: MVLPPPDRRHVCLTTLVIMGSMAVMDAYLVEQNQGPRKIGVCIIVLVGDVCFLLVLRYVAVWVGAEVRTAKRGYAMILWFLYIFVLEIKLYFIFQNYKAARRGAADPVARKALTLLLSVCVPGLFLLLVALDRMEYVRTFRKREDLRGRLFWVALDLLDLLDMQASLWEPPRSGLPLWAEGLTFFYCYMLLLVLPCVALSEVSMQGEHIAPQKMMLYPVLSLATVNVVAVLARAANMALFRDSRVSAIFVGKNVVALATKACTFLEYRRQVRDFPPPALALELQPPAPQRNSVPPPPPLHGPPGRPRGPSPTRDALDT, from the coding sequence ATGGTGCTGCCTCCCCCGGACCGGCGCCACGTGTGCCTGACTACGCTGGTGATCATGGGCAGCATGGCGGTCATGGACGCGTACCTGGTGGAGCAGAACCAGGGCCCGCGTAAGATCGGCGTGTGCATCATCGTGCTGGTGGGCGACGTGTGCTTCCTGCTGGTGCTGCGCTATGTGGCCGTGTGGGTGGGCGCCGAGGTGCGCACGGCCAAGCGCGGCTACGCCATGATCCTCTGGTTCCTCTACATCTTCGTGCTGGAGATCAAGCTCTACTTCATCTTCCAAAACTACAAggcggcgcggcgcggcgcggccGACCCGGTGGCGCGCAAGGCGCTGACGCTGCTGCTGTCGGTCTGCGTGCCCGGCCTCTTCCTGCTGCTGGTGGCGCTCGACCGCATGGAGTACGTGCGCACCTTCCGGAAGCGCGAGGACCTGCGAGGCCGCCTCTTCTGGGTGGCGCTGGACCTGCTGGACCTGCTGGACATGCAGGCCAGCCTGTGGGAGCCGCCGCGCAGCGGGCTGCCCCTGTGGGCCGAGGGCCTCACCTTCTTCTACTGCTAcatgctgctgctggtgctgccgTGCGTGGCGCTCAGCGAGGTCAGCATGCAGGGCGAGCACATCGCGCCGCAGAAGATGATGCTGTACCCGGTGCTCAGCCTCGCCACCGTCAACGTGGTGGCCGTGCTGGCGCGCGCCGCCAACATGGCTCTGTTCCGCGACAGCCGCGTCTCCGCCATCTTCGTGGGCAAGAACGTGGTGGCGCTGGCCACCAAGGCCTGCACCTTCCTGGAGTACCGGCGCCAAGTGCGCGACTTCCCGCCACCCGCGCTGGCGCTGGAGCTGCAGCCGCCGGCCCCGCAGCGCAACTCGGTGCCACCGCCCCCGCCGCTGCACGGCCCCCCGGGCCGCCCCCGCGGCCCCTCGCCCACGCGCGACGCCCTGGACACGTGA